GCGGCGTCACCCTCGACCAGGCGGTGGAGCGTATGCGCGGCCCGGTCGGCAGCTCGGTGACCCTGACCATCGGCCGCAAGGGGCACAAGGAACCGTTCGATGTCACCCTGAAGCGCGATACGGTGCGCGTGCGCAGCGTGCGCAGTGAAATACTCGACGATGGCTACGGTTACGTGCGCATCAGCCAGTTCCAGATCGACACCGGCAAGGACGTGGCCCAGGCGGTCAGGAAGCTGCAGAAGAAGAACAAGCTCAAGGGCCTGATCCTCGACCTGCGCAACAATCCCGGCGGTATTCTGCAGGCTTCGGTAGAGGCCGCGGACACCTTCCTCGACAGCGGTCTGGTGGTCTATACCGAGGGCCGCACCGAATCCTCCAACATCAAATATTCCGCCGAGCCCGGCGACCTGACCGACGGCGCGCCGATGGTGGTGCTGATCAATGACGGCTCCGCCTCCGCCGCGGAGATTCTCGCCGGCGCCCTGCAGGACCACCGCCGCGCGGTGGTGATGGGCACCGACAGCTTCGGCAAGGGCTCGGTACAGACGGTGATTCCGATCAACAGCGAGCGCGCGATCAAGCTGACCACCGCGCTCTATTTCACCCCCAACGGCCGCTCTATCCAGGCCCAGGGCATCACCCCCGATATCGTGGTCGAGCGGGTCAAGGTGACCCGGGTACAGAGCCACGCGCGCACCACCGAAGCGGACCTGGCCGGGCACCTGGACAACGGCAATGGCGGCGCCGAGCGCAATGCCGCCGACCGGGTGAAGGAGATGGAAAAACGCGAGGACTGGTTCAGTCGCGACAACCAGATCTTTGAAGCGCTCAACGTGCTGAAGGGGCTGAACCTCTACGCCCAGCACCAGCGCCATCGCGAGCATGTCGCCAGCGCCGACTGAAGCCGGTCGGCCCCTGGCGCAATAGCAGGCATTCAGCAGTAAAAAGCCGCGCGGCGCTCACCTGCGCGGTTTTGTGGAAGGCAGTTATGCAGCAGTACCGCGCCGGCGAGGCGGGCAGGCGAATTCCCCCGCGCTCAGATCGCTTCTTCAAATTGGGTGACGACTGGTATTTCCAGATCCGCGGCGGTAACCGCTTCGGCCCGTTCAGCTGCCGCGATATGGCGCAACGCGCGGTGTGCCAGATGTTCCCCCGCCCCGGACATGGCGGTGCCACCGTGCACCCCTTCGGCAGCCTGCGCGCGCGGCGCTGGCGGCGCAATCACAGCTCCTGAATCCATTCCTCTGCCGGCAGCGAGTCGGGCGGACACAAGGTCCGCCCCTACAGGTCGGCTGCAGAAGTTGTATAAAGCGGCATCACTACAGGCCTCCCGAGGCACTGAATTCCTTAAGAAAACCGCGCCGCCTACCGTAGGGGCGGACCTTGTGTCCGCCCAGCCTGCCGCCGGCAGTGCACGCGACTAGATCCGCATCTCTATACCGGCTTCCTGCATAAACGCCTTGGCCTCGCCGATGGTGTACTCCCCGAAGTGGAAAATACTCGCCGCCAGCACTGCATCGGCGCCGCCCCCGAGCACGCCGTCGACCAGGTGCTGCAGATTGCCGACCCCGCCGGAGGCAATCACCGGCACCGGCACCGCGTCGGCCACGGCGCGGGTCAGGGCCAGGTCGAAACCGTTCTTGGTGCCGTCGCGGTCCATGCTGGTGAGCAGGATTTCGCCGGCGCCGTAATCGGTCATTTTCTTCGCCCACGCCACCGCATCGATCCCGGTAGGCTGGCGGCCGCCGTGGGTGAAGATCTCCCACTTGCCGTCGGCCACCTGCTTGGCATCGATGGCAACCACGATGCACTGGCTGCCGAAACGCTCGGCGGCCTCGCGCACGAACTCCGGATTTTTCACCGCGGCGGAGTTGATCGCGGTCTTGTCGGCGCCGGCGTTGAGCAGGTTGCGAATATCCTGCAGTGTGCGCACGCCGCCACCGACGGTCAGCGGAATGAAGACCTGCGAGGCCATCCTCTCCACCGTGTGCAGGGTGGTGTCGCGGCCCTCATGCGTGGCGGTGATATCCAGGAAAGTAATCTCGTCCGCGCCCGCCTCGTTGTAACGGCGCGCGATTTCCACCGGGTCGCCGGCATCGCGGATATCGACAAAGTTCACGCCTTTCACCACGCGCCCGGCGTCCACGTCCAGGCAGGGGATAATCCGTTTTGCCAGCGCCATGTTATTTGCCCCAGTCGTCGCAGAGCTGCTGCGCCTCGCGCAGGTTCAGCTTGTCTTCGTAAATCGCGCGGCCGGTGATCGCGCCGTAGATATCGCCGGCTTCAAGCAGCTCGCGCACATCGTCAATACAGCTGACGCCACCGGAGGCGATCACCGGAATATCCACCGCGCGCGCCAGTTCCAGCGTGACCGGCACATTGACCCCCTGCATCATGCCGTCGCGGGCGATATCGGTGTAGACGATGGCGCTGACACCGCAGTCGGCGAAGCGCTTGGCCAGCTCGGTAGCCTGCTGGTCGGACACCTCGGCCCAGCCCTCGGTGGCTACCAGGCCATCCTTCGCGTCCAGGCCGACGATGATGTGGCCCTCGAATTCGCGACAGGCTTCTTGCACCAGGTGCGGGTTCTTTACCGCGGCGGTGCCGATGATGGCCCAGCGCACGCCGGCGTCCAGGTATTTCTCGATCGTGTGCAGGTCGCGGATACCGCCGCCGATCTGCACCGGCAGGTCGGGAAACTGCTTTGCAATCGCGGTAATCGCCTCCCCGTTGACCGGGTTGCCGGCGAAGGCGCCGTTCAGGTCTACCAGGTGCAGGCGGCGCGCGCCCTCGTCGACCCAGTGCTGGGCGGTGGCGAGCGGATCGTCGGAGAAGACAGTGGCGTCTTCCATTTCACCCTGGCGCAGGCGCACGCACTGGCCGTCTTTCAAGTCAATTGCGGGAATTACGATCATGGTCTGTCTTCAGGTCTGCGGTGAATTGGATTTGCGTGGAGAAATGAGTTCAGGCCTTGCCGTTCCAGCCGACAAAATTCTTCAGCAGCAGCAGGCCGGCGTCGGCGCTCTTCTCCGGGTGAAACTGGGTGGCGAAGACATTGTCCCGCGCCACCGCGGCCGCCAGCGACACGCCGTAGTCGGTGCGCCCGGCAATGGAGGCGTTATCGTCGGCCGGCACATAGTAGCTGTGCACGAAGTAGAAGCGGCTGCCGTCGTCGATCCCGGCCCACAGCGGGTGCGCGCGGGTCTGGGACACCTGGTTCCAGCCCATATGCGGGACTTTTAGCCTTGAGCCGCCGGCGCCCAGCCTTGAGCCGCGGGCGCCATCTGTTCCCGTTTCATACAGGTCACTGCCGAAAAACTTCACCGGCTCGGGAAACAGCCCCAGGCAGTCGACACCGTTGTTCTCCTCGCTGCGCCGCATCATCAGCTGCATACCGACGCAGACGCCGAGCACCGGCACGCCGGCATCGATGGCGCCGCGCAGCAGCGGCTCGAAGCCGGCGTCGACAAAGCCCGCCATGCAGTCGCGGATCGCACCCACGCCGGGCACCAGCAGGCGGTCGGCGCCGGCGGCCTGTTGCGGCGTCGCCGCCAGCACCACCTCGTCCTCGGGCGCGACCCGCTGCAGCGCGCACTGCACCGAGTGCAGGTTGCCCATGCCGTAGTCGAGTACCGCGATCTTCTGCCGTGCGGCCATCACAGCACGCCTTTGGTGGACGGCATGGTGCCGGCCATGCGCGGATCCGGGGTCAGCGCCATGCGCAGCGCGCGGCCGAACGCCTTGAATACCGTCTCCACCTGGTGGTGGGCATTGTGGCCGCGCAGGCAATCGATGTGGACGGTCACCAGGGCGTGATTAACGAAGCCCTGGAAAAATTCGTAGAACAGCTCGGTATCGAACTTGCCGATACGCTTCTGGGTAAACGGCACGTTCATGATCAACCCGGGGCGGCCGGAAAAGTCGATGACGACTCTCGACAGCGCCTCGTCCAGCGGTACATAGCTGTGGCCGTAGCGGGTCATGCCCTTCTTGTCGCCCACCGCCTCGGCAATGGCCTTGCCCAGGGTGATGCCGATGTCCTCCACCGTATGGTGGTCGTCGATCTCGATATCGCCATTACAGGTGATATCGAGATCGATCATACCGTGGCGGGCGATCTGGTCGAGCATATGCTCCAGGAACGGCACGCCGGTATTGAACTGGCCGCGGCCGTCGCCGTCGAGATTGAGGCTGACCTTGATCTGGGTCTCCAGGGTGTCGCGGTTGACGCTGGCAGTGCGCATCGGCGGTAACATCCTTTTGTCGGGAAGGGTTTCAGGCATTTGAGACAGAGGGCGCGAATTATAGGGCGAAACGCCGCCGCTGTGGCCGGTTAGTGACAGATGAAACTTGATTCGTCACGGCGAGTATCTATGATACGCCCCATGAATATGTACCGCCGCCCCGGGTCCCGCTTCTGGACCGCCCTGTTGTTGCTGTTCGCGCTGTTTGCCGCGCAGCAGCTGGTGGCCGAGCATATTCATCTGGACAAGAAGCCCACAGAGTTCTGTAACCTCTGCTTCAATCACATGCCCGCGGCGGCCGAACGCGCCTTCCAGTTGCCACAACCGGCGCCGCTGGTCACTTACCGCGAACAGAGCGCCCCGGTTCCGCGCGATTGCCAGCCGGAACGCCAGAGCGCGCGCGGCCCTCCCGCCCCCCTGCAATACACAGCCTGAAAAACCCGATTCCAGATTTCCGGTGGTGACGCGATCTTGCGCGTCGCTGCCCTGTATTGCAGGTAAAATGCCATGAATAACATCCGCAAACTGGCCCTGGCCATTGCCAGCGCCGTTTCTGTCTCCGCCGTGCCCGCCGTTTACGCCGCCGGCGACGAGACGCTCGAAGAAGTCAACGTGACCGTCTCGCCGCTCGAGCAATCCGCCGACGCGGTGGCCGCACCGGTGTCAGTACTGTCCGGCGACAAGCTGCGCAACGCCGCCTCCTCCACTCTCGGCCAGACCCTGAAGAGCCAGCTGGGCGTGGCCGATGCCTCCTTCGGCGGCGGCGTCGGCCTGCCGGTAATCCGCGGCCAGAGTGCCAACCGGGTCAAGGTGCTGAACGACAACCTGGACAGCGCCGATGCTTCCAATACCAGCTCCGACCACGCCGCCACCATCGAGCCGCTGCTGGCCAAGCGCATCGACATACTGCGCGGCCCGGCCACGCTGCGCTACGGTAGCGGCGCCATCGGCGGCGTGGTCAATGTCACCGACGGCCGCATCCCCAGCGAGCAGCCGGAGCAGCTCGAAGGCGCGGTGGAAATGCGCCACGACACCAGCAACAACCAGAATGCCGAGGTGTTCCGCCTGTCCAACGGCCTGGGCGAGCACCTGGCCTGGTATGTGGACGGCGTCTACCGCGAGAACGGCGACACGCAGATTCCCGGCAAGGCCCTCGACCGCGAGGCACTGCAGGACAGCGGCAGCAACTTCAACACCGACGGCCATGTCGCCAACACCAATGCCCGCGCCAAGAGTGGCAGCGGCGGCATTTCCTGGATCAGCGACAGCGGCTACCTGGGCCTGTCGGTCAATCACCTGGCGAATAACTACGGCATCCCGCCGGGCGCGGAGCCCGGCGCGCCGGCAGACGCGGCGCCGGACCCCGTGCGCATCGATATGCAGCAGACCCGCTACGACGTCAAAGGCGAGCACCGCTTCGACGGCGACTACTGGGACAAACTGCTGTTCCGCCTCGGCTACACCGACTACCAGCACGTGGAACTGGAGGACGGCAACCCCGGTACCCGGTTCACCAACAATACCTGGGAGAGCCGCGTCGAGCTGACCCATGGCGGCGACACCTGGCGCGGCGCCTACGGTTTGCAGCTGTCCAACAAGGACTTTGCCGCGCTGGGCGAAGAGGCCTTCGTACCGCCGTCGGTCACCCAGAGCGCCGGCGCCTTCGTGATGAAAGAGCGCGACTGGGACCAGTGGCACCTGGATCTGGGCGGCCGCCTGGAACACGTGTCGGTGGACCCGAACAACGGCGACGCACAGGACTTCGGCCTGACCAGCGCCAGCGGCGCGGTACAGTACTTCCTCGGCGACCACCAGCACCTCAGCCTCGGCCTGGCCAGCGCCGAGCGCGCCCCGGTACAGGAGGAACTCTTCGCCGACGGCGTGCATGTGGCCGAGGGCCGCTACCTCCTCGGCAACCGCGGCCTTTCCAAGGAGAACTCGGTCAATCTGGAGCTGGGCTACCACCACCACAATGAAGACGCCAGTGGCTGGCACGCGGCCAAACTGAGCGCGAGCGTGTATTACAACCATATCGGCGACTATATCTACGCCCGCGATACCGGCATGAACGATCCGGAAAGCGGCCTCGGCATCTTCAACTACACCAACCGCGACGCCCATTTCTACGGCGCCGAGGCCTCGCTGGAGATTCCGCTGCGGGATGCACTGCGCCTGACCCTGTTCGGTGACAGCGTGCGCGCCGCGTTCGACGACCGGATCCCCGGCCAGAGCCGCGACGTACCGCGCCTGCCGCCGCTGCGCTTCGGCTTCGCCCTCGGCGGCGACTACGACCAGTGGAACTGGAACCTGCGCACGACCCGAGCCACTGCCCAGGACCGGCCCGGCGCCTTCGACACGCCCACCGACGGCTATACCCGCGTGGACCTCACCGCCCAGTACGACCTGCCGGTGGGCGATAACAACGCCACCGTGTTCGTCAATGCCAACAACCTGCTCGACGACGAGATCCGCAACTCCACCTCGCTGCTGCGCAATTACGCGCCGGACGCCGGCCGCAGCATCGAAGCCGGTGTGCGGTTTATTTTCTAGGGCACAACTGCTTCAATATTCCCCTCTGTGCTCCCCGCCCATTCGGGCGGGAGCCATTTCGCCTACAATAGCCCCCATAACCGTATAAAGAAGAGAAGTGCCCGATGGAACACCGGCGTACCGCCGGCATCTCAATTTCCAGTAACAGCGGCAATTCTCGAAAGACTACAGGGATATTCCTTTACATGGCCTGGATCAAGCGCACACTCATCGCCCTTCTCGTCATCGTCCTGCTGCTCGCCGGCGCCGTCGCCTGGCTGCTGGCCGGCCTCGACGTCAACCAGTACAAACCGCAACTCGAGCAGCTGGCCGCTAAGCAGGGCATTGCACTCAAGCTCGACGGCGATATCGGCTGGCAGCTGTGGCCGAACATCGCGCTGAAGCTGGAAGGCGTGCAGCTGGCACCACTGCCGCAACCGGAACAGCCGCTGGTGCGCGCCGACAAGGTAGCGGTGGGGGTAGCGGTGATGCCACTGCTGAAACGGCACATCGAAGCCAAGGAAATTGTGCTGCTGGGCCCGCAGATCGATCTCAGCGTGGACAAGAACGGCCGCGGCAACTGGGAACTGCTCAGCGACGCCATGGAGGCGAAGAAGAAACAGGCCGCGGGCGAGCCGCCCAAGCTGAAGGTGCCCGCGCAAAGCGCCGAGAAACCGGCGCAACAGTTGCACCTGGCGCTGGAGAAACTGCGCATCGAAGACGGCCAGCTGCGCTACCGCGACGCCAGCAACAACAGCGAATATCGCGTGGATAAACTGAGTGTGGCCGCCGACAACCTGGAGCCCGGCGGCGAACCCGGCCACGTGCGCGCCAGCGCCGAGATCAGCGGCAGCGCGCTGAAACAGCCCGTCGACCTGGACCTGGACAGCACCCTGGCCCTGGACGAGGGTCTCAACGGCCTGCGCCTGCAGCCAGCCAAACTCAAGCTCACCAGTGGCGAGGCCGCGGCCGAGCTGAACCTGCGCGGCCACGTGCGGCGCAGCGCCGCGGAAAAACCCTGGCAGGTGCAGATGAACATCAAGGCGCAGGCGAAACCGCTGCGCCCGTGGCTGGCGGTCACCGGCACCGAACTGGTCACCCAGAGTGCCGAGGCGCTGAATCAGTTCAAACTCGAAACCAGCGTCGAAGGCAGCGAGCGCAAACTCGACCTGACCCCGCTGCAGCTGACCCTGGATAACACCACCTTCGCCGGCAGCGCCCAGCTGCGCAATGGCGATATGCCCGGTATCGACCTGACCCTGCGCGGCGGCGCCATGGTGCTCGACGACTACCTGCCACCGCCGGCGCCAGAAGCGGCAGAGGCCGCCAAGCCCGAGCAAACCCCGTCGGCCAAGCCGACCCCGCTGCCGCTGACCGCCATGCGCGGCTTCGAGGCCAACCTGGACCTGTCGCTGCAGCAGCTGCGCGCCGTGGACCTGCAGCTGGATCGCCCGCAGTTGCAGCTGACCGTGGACAACGGCCTCTACCAGCTGCAGAAACTGTCCGCCGACCTGTACGGCGGCCAGCTGAACACCAACGGCAAGTTCAACGCCCGCGCCCAGTCCGCGCAGGCGGAACTGAGCGGTGGCCTCGCCGATGTGGAAATCTCCAAGGTACAGCAGGCGCTGTTCCCCAGCGACCGGGTCAAGGTCTCCGGCCGCACCACCGTCAACTGGGCCGCGCGCACCAGCGGCCGCGACACCGCCGAACTGCAGAAAAAGCTGCGCGCCGCCGTACAGCTGTCGAGCAAGAAGCTGTCGCTGGCACCGTTCAACCTGGAAAAGGGCATGTGCCAGCTGGTCAGCTACGCCGAGAAGACCCCTCTGCCGGAGCGCGATTGGCCGGCCAGCACCCGCCTGCAGGATGTGCGCGCCAACATCACCATCGAGGGCGACCAGGTCAAGGTGCAGGAAATCCTCGCCGGCGTGGAAAATATTGCGCTGACCGGCGACGGCACCGTCGACCTGAAAAAGGCCGATTTCGACTTCGCACTGGGCCTCGCGCTGACCGGCGAACGCACCTCCGCCGACGGCTGCAGCGTGAAGAACGACCGCTGGCGCAACCGCCCGCTGCCGCTGCGCTGCAAGGACAGCTTCAAAGACGCCGGCGCCGCCAGCTGCAAACCCGACAGCCGCCGCCTCGACGACCTGGTGCGCGACGAACTGAAGTACAAGGCCAAAAAGAAGTACGGCGGCAAGGTGAAGAAAAAGGTCGAGGAGCTGAAAGACAAGCTCAAGGGCCTGTTCGGCAACTGAGCCTCGGCACCAGCGCGGGTACGCCGGGCCAGTGGCCCGGCGCCCGCCTTCCCTCGCGGAGCCGCAGGCCTTAGCATGGGCACCCCATGCCGCTGTAACCCGATCCGCCGATGACTCCGAGCCAATTCCAACAAGCCGTCCTCAACTGGTTCGACCGCCACGGGCGCAAGGACCTGCCCTGGCAGCAGGACATCAACCCCTACCGGGTGTGGGTGTCCGAGATCATGCTGCAGCAGACCCAGGTGACGGCGGTCATTCCCTATTTCGAACGCTTTATGGCCAGCTTCCCCACGCTGGAAAGCCTCGCCGGGGCGCCGCTGGACAAGGTGCTCGCCCACTGGAGCGGACTCGGTTACTACGCCCGCGCGCGCAACCTGCACAAGTGCGCGCAGACGGTCCTCGAGCAGCACGGCGGCGAGTTTCCGCGCGATGTCGAGGCGCTGGCCGCACTGCCCGGTATCGGCCGCTCCACCGCCGGTGCCATTGCCAGTATCAGCATGGGACTGCGCGCCGCGATTCTCGACGGCAACGTCAAACGCGTGCTCGCGCGCCTGCACGCCGTACCCGGTTGGCCCGGCCAGACCGCCGTGGCCAGGCAGCTGTGGGAACTGGCCGAGACCTATACCCCGGCCGAGCGCGGCAACCACTACACCCAGGCGATGATGGATCTCGGCGCAACCGTGTGTACCCGCAGCAAGCCCCGCTGCGACGACTGCCCCCTGGCCGCGGCCTGTGAGGGCCACGCCCGCGGCAACCCGCAGGACTACCCGGGCAAGAAACCGCGCAAAGAGAAGCCGGTGCGCACCGCCACCCTGCTGCTGCTCGAATGCGACGGCGACCTGTATCTGCAACAGCGCCCGCCCAGCGGCATCTGGGGCGGCCTGTGGACCCCGCCGCAACTGGACGAAGACGACGGCGGCGACGCCAGCGCACAGGAGTGGCTGGCCGCCCGCGACCTGAACGCCGCACAGGTGCAAGCGCTGCCGCCCCTGCGCCACACCTTCACCCACTTCCACCTGGACATAGCCCCGGTGTGGATTCAGCTGCACCAGCGCCCCCTCCAGGTGGCGGAAGCCGGCGGCGGCTGGTATAAACTGCGCCAGCTCAACCGCCCGCGCGCGGCACAGGAACTGGGCCTGCCGGCCCCGATTGCCAAACTGGCGAAACAGCTGCTGGCCCTGCAGGCGCCACTACTGGCCGACTCCCCGGCACCGTAGTATTTCCCCCCACCCGCTTGCGGGAGAGGGCCGGGAGAGACGGACCAGGAGAGAGGGCCACCGCAGTCCGGCACGCATAGGCCCACTCACAGCCATACACAAACCACGGAGACCTCCATGTCCAGAACCGTATTCTGCCGCAAGTACCAACAGGAACTGGAAGGCCTGGACGCGCCGCCGTTCCCCGGCCCCAAGGGCCAGGACATCTACGACAACGTCTCCAAGAAAGCCTGGCAGGAGTGGATGGCCCACCAGACCATGCTGATCAACGAAAAGCGCCTCAACATGATGGAACCCTCCAGCCGCACCTACCTCAGCGAGCAGATGCAGAAGTTCCTCAGCGGTGAATCCTACGACGCGGCCGAGGGCTATGTGGCCCCGTCGGACGAGGGCCAAGACGACTAAAAAGTGAGCACTCACTCACAGGAAAACTATTTAGCAATCAAAGGCTTGACTCGGCACCGCGGAGCAGGTTTAATACGCGCCTCGCGACGCCGGAGACACTCCGCAATCGCAAAGCCCAGATAGCTCAGTCGGTAGAGCAGGGGATTGAAAATCCCCGTGTCGGTGGTTCGATTCCGCCTCTGGGCACCATACAAAAAAAGCCGCACCCGAAAGGGTGCGGCTTTTTTTGTATCTGTTGTTCTGAGGTGGTTGAGAACCACCGATGTGGTTCGACTAATTGCGCCAGAAATTGGAAACGAGCGCGAACGCGCGACTAATCGGCAGGATTGCCGATTAGCAAAGCGCAGCTTCCCGAACGGCGCCCGCCAGGGAGGGCGTGAATCCCGCAGGGGCGTAATAGCCTTTATGCTGTTCCGATTATTCTGCCTCGACGCAGCCGGCTCTGACTCGTAATACCTCAACCCCAAGAACAACACAACTCAAATCCAAACCACGCCAGCTGAGATCAAACATTCAATCCCGCCCACTTAGCCGGATATCAGAATCGCACTGCTCGTCACATTCACTGCGCATCTTTTCGCGCTCGTTGCGCAGCTCCTCCCGCGCCTGCGACAGCGCAGAGGCAAAGAGCCCGGTCGGTACTGCAACAATGCCCAGCCCGAGCATCAGGATCAAAAAGGTGAACAACTTACCGCCCGCGGTTATCGGATACATATCCCCGTAACCCACGGTGGTCAGCGTAGTGACTGCCCACCACAGACAGTGGAATACAGACTTGAACTGTTGCGGCTGTGCCTGATGTTCAAAGTAGTAAATCCCTACTGCAGAGACATACAGCAGAATACAGGCAACAAATCCAAACAGCAGCAGCTCTTCTTTGATGATCAATAAGGCGCGATGAAACCTTGAAATTGCCTCACTGTACTTGAGCAACTTCAGAATCCTTACCAACCTGAGCAGGCGGAAAATACGCACTGCGCGAAGGTCAAGC
This region of Microbulbifer sp. SAOS-129_SWC genomic DNA includes:
- a CDS encoding S41 family peptidase, which codes for MFTPKSLTTFLGAAALTVLPLMGLSEGDPAEKALPDATSRLPLDDLRSFAKVFEQIRQGYVTEVDDSTLLEYAIKGMLEGLDPHSAYLDRASFEDLQANTTGEFAGLGIEVGMENDYITIVTPMDGTPAERAGLKSGDVILRLAGKSMRGVTLDQAVERMRGPVGSSVTLTIGRKGHKEPFDVTLKRDTVRVRSVRSEILDDGYGYVRISQFQIDTGKDVAQAVRKLQKKNKLKGLILDLRNNPGGILQASVEAADTFLDSGLVVYTEGRTESSNIKYSAEPGDLTDGAPMVVLINDGSASAAEILAGALQDHRRAVVMGTDSFGKGSVQTVIPINSERAIKLTTALYFTPNGRSIQAQGITPDIVVERVKVTRVQSHARTTEADLAGHLDNGNGGAERNAADRVKEMEKREDWFSRDNQIFEALNVLKGLNLYAQHQRHREHVASAD
- a CDS encoding DUF6316 family protein, with product MQQYRAGEAGRRIPPRSDRFFKLGDDWYFQIRGGNRFGPFSCRDMAQRAVCQMFPRPGHGGATVHPFGSLRARRWRRNHSS
- the hisF gene encoding imidazole glycerol phosphate synthase subunit HisF, yielding MALAKRIIPCLDVDAGRVVKGVNFVDIRDAGDPVEIARRYNEAGADEITFLDITATHEGRDTTLHTVERMASQVFIPLTVGGGVRTLQDIRNLLNAGADKTAINSAAVKNPEFVREAAERFGSQCIVVAIDAKQVADGKWEIFTHGGRQPTGIDAVAWAKKMTDYGAGEILLTSMDRDGTKNGFDLALTRAVADAVPVPVIASGGVGNLQHLVDGVLGGGADAVLAASIFHFGEYTIGEAKAFMQEAGIEMRI
- the hisA gene encoding 1-(5-phosphoribosyl)-5-[(5-phosphoribosylamino)methylideneamino]imidazole-4-carboxamide isomerase — its product is MIVIPAIDLKDGQCVRLRQGEMEDATVFSDDPLATAQHWVDEGARRLHLVDLNGAFAGNPVNGEAITAIAKQFPDLPVQIGGGIRDLHTIEKYLDAGVRWAIIGTAAVKNPHLVQEACREFEGHIIVGLDAKDGLVATEGWAEVSDQQATELAKRFADCGVSAIVYTDIARDGMMQGVNVPVTLELARAVDIPVIASGGVSCIDDVRELLEAGDIYGAITGRAIYEDKLNLREAQQLCDDWGK
- the hisH gene encoding imidazole glycerol phosphate synthase subunit HisH, which gives rise to MAARQKIAVLDYGMGNLHSVQCALQRVAPEDEVVLAATPQQAAGADRLLVPGVGAIRDCMAGFVDAGFEPLLRGAIDAGVPVLGVCVGMQLMMRRSEENNGVDCLGLFPEPVKFFGSDLYETGTDGARGSRLGAGGSRLKVPHMGWNQVSQTRAHPLWAGIDDGSRFYFVHSYYVPADDNASIAGRTDYGVSLAAAVARDNVFATQFHPEKSADAGLLLLKNFVGWNGKA
- the hisB gene encoding imidazoleglycerol-phosphate dehydratase HisB, whose product is MRTASVNRDTLETQIKVSLNLDGDGRGQFNTGVPFLEHMLDQIARHGMIDLDITCNGDIEIDDHHTVEDIGITLGKAIAEAVGDKKGMTRYGHSYVPLDEALSRVVIDFSGRPGLIMNVPFTQKRIGKFDTELFYEFFQGFVNHALVTVHIDCLRGHNAHHQVETVFKAFGRALRMALTPDPRMAGTMPSTKGVL
- a CDS encoding TonB-dependent receptor, with product MNNIRKLALAIASAVSVSAVPAVYAAGDETLEEVNVTVSPLEQSADAVAAPVSVLSGDKLRNAASSTLGQTLKSQLGVADASFGGGVGLPVIRGQSANRVKVLNDNLDSADASNTSSDHAATIEPLLAKRIDILRGPATLRYGSGAIGGVVNVTDGRIPSEQPEQLEGAVEMRHDTSNNQNAEVFRLSNGLGEHLAWYVDGVYRENGDTQIPGKALDREALQDSGSNFNTDGHVANTNARAKSGSGGISWISDSGYLGLSVNHLANNYGIPPGAEPGAPADAAPDPVRIDMQQTRYDVKGEHRFDGDYWDKLLFRLGYTDYQHVELEDGNPGTRFTNNTWESRVELTHGGDTWRGAYGLQLSNKDFAALGEEAFVPPSVTQSAGAFVMKERDWDQWHLDLGGRLEHVSVDPNNGDAQDFGLTSASGAVQYFLGDHQHLSLGLASAERAPVQEELFADGVHVAEGRYLLGNRGLSKENSVNLELGYHHHNEDASGWHAAKLSASVYYNHIGDYIYARDTGMNDPESGLGIFNYTNRDAHFYGAEASLEIPLRDALRLTLFGDSVRAAFDDRIPGQSRDVPRLPPLRFGFALGGDYDQWNWNLRTTRATAQDRPGAFDTPTDGYTRVDLTAQYDLPVGDNNATVFVNANNLLDDEIRNSTSLLRNYAPDAGRSIEAGVRFIF
- a CDS encoding AsmA family protein, which codes for MAWIKRTLIALLVIVLLLAGAVAWLLAGLDVNQYKPQLEQLAAKQGIALKLDGDIGWQLWPNIALKLEGVQLAPLPQPEQPLVRADKVAVGVAVMPLLKRHIEAKEIVLLGPQIDLSVDKNGRGNWELLSDAMEAKKKQAAGEPPKLKVPAQSAEKPAQQLHLALEKLRIEDGQLRYRDASNNSEYRVDKLSVAADNLEPGGEPGHVRASAEISGSALKQPVDLDLDSTLALDEGLNGLRLQPAKLKLTSGEAAAELNLRGHVRRSAAEKPWQVQMNIKAQAKPLRPWLAVTGTELVTQSAEALNQFKLETSVEGSERKLDLTPLQLTLDNTTFAGSAQLRNGDMPGIDLTLRGGAMVLDDYLPPPAPEAAEAAKPEQTPSAKPTPLPLTAMRGFEANLDLSLQQLRAVDLQLDRPQLQLTVDNGLYQLQKLSADLYGGQLNTNGKFNARAQSAQAELSGGLADVEISKVQQALFPSDRVKVSGRTTVNWAARTSGRDTAELQKKLRAAVQLSSKKLSLAPFNLEKGMCQLVSYAEKTPLPERDWPASTRLQDVRANITIEGDQVKVQEILAGVENIALTGDGTVDLKKADFDFALGLALTGERTSADGCSVKNDRWRNRPLPLRCKDSFKDAGAASCKPDSRRLDDLVRDELKYKAKKKYGGKVKKKVEELKDKLKGLFGN
- the mutY gene encoding A/G-specific adenine glycosylase, translating into MTPSQFQQAVLNWFDRHGRKDLPWQQDINPYRVWVSEIMLQQTQVTAVIPYFERFMASFPTLESLAGAPLDKVLAHWSGLGYYARARNLHKCAQTVLEQHGGEFPRDVEALAALPGIGRSTAGAIASISMGLRAAILDGNVKRVLARLHAVPGWPGQTAVARQLWELAETYTPAERGNHYTQAMMDLGATVCTRSKPRCDDCPLAAACEGHARGNPQDYPGKKPRKEKPVRTATLLLLECDGDLYLQQRPPSGIWGGLWTPPQLDEDDGGDASAQEWLAARDLNAAQVQALPPLRHTFTHFHLDIAPVWIQLHQRPLQVAEAGGGWYKLRQLNRPRAAQELGLPAPIAKLAKQLLALQAPLLADSPAP
- a CDS encoding oxidative damage protection protein: MSRTVFCRKYQQELEGLDAPPFPGPKGQDIYDNVSKKAWQEWMAHQTMLINEKRLNMMEPSSRTYLSEQMQKFLSGESYDAAEGYVAPSDEGQDD
- a CDS encoding ion transporter → MIAEESPTRLFGGIDLSGKAFSLSIQTLIVLSLVAFSIDTIPDLSSQTKDLLDKFEIFTVGVFTIEYLIRLIAAERKLKFVFSFFGLVDLMAILPFYLMTGLDLRAVRIFRLLRLVRILKLLKYSEAISRFHRALLIIKEELLLFGFVACILLYVSAVGIYYFEHQAQPQQFKSVFHCLWWAVTTLTTVGYGDMYPITAGGKLFTFLILMLGLGIVAVPTGLFASALSQAREELRNEREKMRSECDEQCDSDIRLSGRD